The DNA sequence TCTCGTTCGACTTGCATGTGTTAAGCACGCCGCCAGCGTTCATCCTGAGCCAGGATCAAACTCTCATTAAAAATTTGTCCCGGGTTCAGATATGACTCTGGTCATTATCTATACCCTTTACTGTTCTTGGTTTGTATCAGACTTGCGTCTGTTACGTTCTTTTTGAAATTCTTTATTTGGAATTTCAGGGTTGTCATGTTGTTAATTTTTCAAGGTTCTTTGTTGTCGAACTCATCAGCGACAACTTCTATATGTTATCACATTCAGTGTTCTTTGTCAACAACTTTTTTAATTTCTTTTTTGATGTTCTGCATGCTTTCCAGATGAGAATCATCATGAAATCATTTGTCGTTGTTTGTTGCCGTCTCGAACAGCAACTTCGATATATTAACACATATCGTTAATGTTTGTCAACAACTTTTTTCGATTATTTTCAATCTTTTTTTGTTGTTCAAGCTGTTCTCGCGACCAGCAAGTGATACTATACTAAATCTTTTCCAAGATGTCAACTATTATTTTCAAAAAAATGTCTTTTTTGTATATCCATGCCAAAAGTGAACTTTCATCGATCATTTTCATCACTTGCAACGCCCAGTTAAATGTTGAAAGAAGTGTTACAATTCCCATAAATATCCAGACAAACAGCAATGCCTGCCCTGCACCAAATAAAATTCCACCCGCTTTATTAATTCCTTTTACGATCGGAATATAACTTGCCACATCCAGAACTGTAATTAAAATATGAATACACAAAGATAAAATAAAAAATGTAAGTACATACGAAATGCCACGCATAACCATGGCAGTCAAGGTTTCGGCAATATAACCGCAGACATTGTTTACACCTGTTTCTAAATACTGCTCCCCGTTACAATTCTCTATCAGCCAGTCTCTGACTCCTGTCGGAAGA is a window from the Lachnospiraceae bacterium GAM79 genome containing:
- a CDS encoding CvpA family protein — its product is MNLLVLGIAAFMLLFMLRGYRIGLFKSAAGAIGIVLAVFLTALLYPGVNKLLCEQTALDETIKNNIIKKFELPQETEEITRNQEIELIDKLDLPTGVRDWLIENCNGEQYLETGVNNVCGYIAETLTAMVMRGISYVLTFFILSLCIHILITVLDVASYIPIVKGINKAGGILFGAGQALLFVWIFMGIVTLLSTFNWALQVMKMIDESSLLAWIYKKDIFLKIIVDILEKI